From Daucus carota subsp. sativus chromosome 6, DH1 v3.0, whole genome shotgun sequence, the proteins below share one genomic window:
- the LOC108228145 gene encoding large ribosomal subunit protein uL2x, with amino-acid sequence MGRVIRAQRKGAGSVFKSHTHHRKGPARFRSLDFGERNGYLKGVVTDIIHDPGRGAPLARVTFRHPFRYKHQKELFVAAEGMYTGQFIFCGKKANLMVGNVLPLRSIPEGAVVCNVEHHVGDRGTLARASGDYAIVISHNPDNGTSRIKLPSGSKKIVPSGCRAMVGQVAGGGRTEKPMLKAGNAYHKYRVKRNCWPKVRGVAMNPVEHPHGGGNHQHIGHASTVRRDAPPGKKVGLIAARRTGRLRGQAAATASKADK; translated from the exons ATGGGTCGGGTCATCCGCGCACAACGTAAAGGAGCCGGCAGCGTCTTCAAGTCCCACACCCACCACCGCAAGGGCCCCGCCCGCTTCCGCAGCCTCGACTTCGGCGAGCGCAACGGCTACCTCAAAGGCGTCGTCACCGACATCATCCACGACCCTGGCCGCGGCGCGCCGCTCGCCAGAGTCACCTTCCGCCACCCCTTCCGCTACAAGCACCAGAAGGAACTCTTCGTCGCCGCCGAGGGCATGTACACCGGCCAGTTCATCTTTTGCGGCAAAAAGGCCAACTTGATGGTCGGAAATGTCTTGCCTCTCAGGTCGATTCCCGAAGGGGCTGTGGTTTGTAACGTCGAACACCATGTCGGTGATCGCGGCACGTTGGCCAGAGCTTCGGGAGATTATGCTATTGTCATTAGTCATAATCCCGATAACGGAACCTCTCG GATCAAACTTCCATCTGGTTCCAAGAAAATTGTTCCAAGTGGTTGTCGAGCCATGGTTGGGCAGGTAGCTGGAGGAGGAAGAACAGAGAAGCCCATGCTAAAGGCTGGTAATGCCTATCACAAGTATCGCGTGAAGCGTAACTGCTGGCCCAAGGTTCGTGGTGTTGCTATGAATCCTGTGGAGCATCCTCATGGTGGTGGTAATCACCAACATATTGGTCATGCCAGTACTGTCCGTCGTGATGCTCCCCCTGGTAAAAAAGTTGGTCTCATTGCAGCAAGGAGGACTGGTCGGCTCCGTGGACAAGCTGCTGCTACAGCTTCTAAAGCTGATAAATAA
- the LOC108225946 gene encoding mRNA cap guanine-N7 methyltransferase 1: MLVLSMCHGHTLAKPIYYCTGDLEFKEDGESTKEEASRVADHYSARRNHTLEEREASPIIHLKKLNNWIKSVLIQLYARKGDAVLDLACGKGGDLIKWDKAEVGYYVGIDIAEGSIEDCRTRYNGDGHLSWKKFTSRLLCADCFEVQLDKALADDAPFDICSCQFALHYSWSTEARARRALANVSALLRPGGIFIGTMPDANVIIKKLREAEGLAFGNSVYWIRFGEEYSEKKFKSTSPFGIKYKFHLEDAVDCPEWIVPFHVFKSLAEEYDLELVFVKNNHVFVEEYLKVPDYLALMRKLKALGAGNEDQGTLSPDEWEVAYLYLAFVLRKRGQPEQTQTSSKKDRGKLHIKKEDITYLKARANGTGQEEGIDTTEANCT; this comes from the exons atgttagtgcttagcatgtgccatgggcacacactagccaaaccgattTATTATTGCACAGGTGACTTGGAATTTAAAGAAGATGGTGAGAGTACTAAAGAAGAGGCTAGTAGAGTGGCTGACCATTATAGTGCAAGAAGAAATCACACTTTGGAAGAAAGAGAAGCCAGTCCTATCATCCATTTGAAGAAACTCAATAACTGG ATTAAAAGTGTCCTGATTCAGCTTTATGCGCGTAAAGGGGATGCTGTGCTTGATCTTGCCTGTGGCAAG GGCGGTGATCTGATTAAATGGGACAAGGCAGAAGTTGGATATTATGTGGGCATTGATATAGCTGAGGGCTCT ATAGAAGATTGCCGTACACGGTACAATGGTGATGGCCATCTCAGTTGGAAAAAGTTCACTTCTCGCCTTCTTTGTGCAGACTGTTTTGAG GTTCAACTAGATAAAGCGTTAGCAGATGATGCACCTTTTGATATATGTAGTTGCCAG TTTGCGTTGCATTATTCATGGTCTACTGAGGCACGGGCGCGACGGGCCCTGGCAAATGTTTCGGCGTTACTTCGGCCAGGAGGCATCTTCATCGGAACAATGCCAGATGCcaatgttatcatcaaaaagcTCAGAGAAG CTGAAGGGCTGGCCTTCGGCAATAGTGTGTACTGGATACGTTTTGGTGAAGAATACTCAGAAAAG AAATTCAAATCAACAAGTCCCTTCGGTATAAAGTACAAATTCCATCTAGAG GATGCTGTTGATTGTCCAGAATGGATTGTTCCCTTTCATGTTTTTAAGTCGCTGGCAGAGGAG TATGATCTGGAACtggtttttgtaaaaaataaccATGTCTTCGTTGAGGAGTATCTAAAGGTGCCAGATTACTTAGCACTTATGAGGAAACTTAAAGCCCTGGGTGCTGGGAATGAGGACCAAGGTACACTCTCACCAGACGAATGGGAAGTGGCGTACTTATATCTGGCTTTTGTCCTGAGGAAG CGAGGCCAACCAGAACAAACGCAAACAAGCAGTAAAAAAGACAGAGGCAAACTGCACATAAAGAAAGAAGACATTACATACTTGAAGGCGAGAGCAAATGGAACAGGACAAGAAGAGGGAATCGATACGACAGAAGCCAATTGCACCTAA
- the LOC108192899 gene encoding uncharacterized protein LOC108192899, with the protein MGGGVAMRVAGKIAGVVNGNFRGGLPAFPENITSAAFKANTARPITGVVSDAQFEGACSTVNKPLIEFEDWEEVGSGSRAGVGQGLPRVVFGGAPTMEEAQDATLQLRTALDQAYLSNESSEGSCESHIGDDKSSLSDSGHFESKTCVTKASAPNQAIQAFRLLKESAAAQTVVASIASDPNVWTAFMKNEALLEFFQSQNTGVNGSFEGSTADTESPGYQSPKHSDNETFNEKEQKNGFNSFLKDIKEKVEDMMNSLSSFFQNLFAGPAASDGSAKVDKTMGASIMGLAVMVIMVVVLKRV; encoded by the exons atGGGAGGCGGAGTGGCGATGAGAGTGGCCGGAAAGATCGCCGGCGTCGTCAACGGCAACTTTCGCGGCGGGTTGCCGGCGTTCCCTGAAAACATAACGTCCGCTGCGTTTAAGGCCAATACGGCCCGGCCCATCACGGGTGTCGTATCTGATGCGCAGTTTGAAGGTGCGTGTTCGACGGTGAATAAGCCTTTGATTGAGTTTGAAGACTGGGAAGAGGTGGGGAGTGGGAGTCGTGCTGGTGTGGGCCAGGGCTTGCCGAGGGTTGTGTTTGGTGGGGCCCCCACTATGGAGGAAGCTCAAGATGCTACCTTGCAACTTCGTACTGCTCTTGATCA GGCTTACCTGTCTAATGAATCCAGTGAAGGTTCATGTGAATCGCATATAGGAGATGACAAGTCGTCTCTTTCAGACTCGGGCCATTTTGAGTCCAAAACTTGTGTTACCAAAGCCTCGGCACCGAATCAGGCTATTCAGGCTTTTCGCTTGCTCAAAGAAAGTGCTGCTGCTCAG ACTGTCGTAGCCTCAATTGCAAGTGATCCAAATGTCTGGACTGCTTTTATGAAAAATGAGGCGCTTTTGGAATTCTTTCAGTCCCAAAACACTG GTGTGAATGGTAGTTTTGAGGGATCAACTGCTGATACTGAGTCTCCAGGCTACCAGTCTCCCAAGCACTCTGACAATGAGACGTTTAATGAGAAAGAGCAGAAGAATGGTTTCAATAGTTTTTTGAAGGACATCAAAGAAAAAGTAGAGGATATGATGAACAGCTTATCTAGTTTCTTTCAGAATCTTTTTGCTGGTCCAGCAGCTTCTGATGGAAGTGCTAAAGTTGACAAGACTATGGGTGCTTCAATAATGGGACTGGCTGTCATGGTTATTATGGTGGTTGTGCTTAAGCGTGTTTAA